One genomic region from Natrinema caseinilyticum encodes:
- the polX gene encoding DNA polymerase/3'-5' exonuclease PolX, whose translation MTTNAELAARFEEFADLLEADDVEYKPRAYRRAAENVRAFPSPIADRVAAGDHEAVENIEGVGDAISSKIIEYVETGEIEELEELRAELPIDMADITRIEGVGPKTAGKLYRELGVQTLDDLEAAAEAGEVQSVKGFGPKTEENILGNLEFARTVGQRQLLGEARPLADDVLSFLESIEGVERCEVAGSIRRWRETIGDVDVLASTTDNEAVIEEFVAWDSVDDEIESGPEKASVRVGEIRVDLRVVVPEEFGSALQYFTGSKDHNVSLRNYAIDRGMKLNEYGAFDVSEIDDPDAGQRVGERVAGETEEGMYDALGLPWMPPELRENRGEIAAAENGDLPNLITREDVRGDLHTHTEWSDGNNTISEMVAAAAERGYDYYGIADHAEGPGVVGGMGLSDEEIVEQVDAIRDVDAETGIAVFAGIEANVDADGEIGLSDEVIDALDVIVASPHSALDQDAETATERLVRAVENPAIDVLGHPSGRLLNQRSGLDYDVTALARAAAEHETALEVNSDPRRLDLWGSAVQAALEEGAKIAIDTDSHQPSTLEYIRWGVHTARRGWAEPGDVINTWNEERIVEFLH comes from the coding sequence ATGACGACGAACGCCGAACTGGCCGCCCGATTCGAGGAGTTCGCCGACCTGCTCGAGGCCGACGACGTCGAGTACAAGCCCCGCGCGTACCGGCGCGCGGCGGAGAACGTCCGCGCCTTTCCGTCGCCGATCGCCGACCGCGTCGCGGCGGGCGACCACGAGGCCGTCGAGAACATCGAGGGCGTCGGCGACGCGATCTCCTCGAAGATAATCGAGTACGTCGAGACCGGCGAGATCGAGGAACTCGAGGAACTGCGGGCCGAACTGCCGATCGACATGGCCGACATCACTCGGATCGAAGGTGTCGGTCCCAAGACCGCCGGCAAACTCTATCGGGAACTCGGCGTGCAGACGTTAGACGACCTCGAGGCGGCCGCCGAAGCCGGGGAGGTACAGTCGGTCAAAGGGTTCGGGCCGAAGACGGAAGAGAACATCCTCGGCAACCTCGAGTTCGCTCGTACCGTCGGGCAGCGCCAGTTGCTCGGCGAGGCGCGTCCGCTCGCGGACGACGTCCTTTCGTTTCTCGAGTCGATCGAGGGAGTCGAGCGCTGCGAGGTCGCGGGGTCGATCCGCCGGTGGCGCGAGACGATCGGCGACGTGGACGTCCTCGCGTCGACGACCGACAACGAGGCGGTGATCGAGGAGTTCGTCGCCTGGGACTCGGTCGACGACGAGATCGAATCCGGGCCGGAGAAGGCCAGCGTCCGCGTCGGCGAAATTCGGGTCGACCTGCGCGTCGTCGTCCCCGAGGAGTTCGGCTCCGCGCTGCAGTACTTCACCGGGAGCAAGGACCACAACGTCAGCCTGCGGAACTACGCGATCGACCGCGGAATGAAGTTGAACGAGTACGGGGCGTTCGACGTCAGCGAGATCGACGATCCCGATGCCGGACAGCGCGTCGGCGAGCGGGTCGCGGGCGAAACCGAGGAAGGGATGTACGACGCACTCGGACTGCCGTGGATGCCGCCCGAACTTCGCGAGAATCGAGGTGAGATCGCCGCCGCGGAGAACGGCGACCTCCCGAACTTGATTACGCGTGAGGACGTCCGCGGCGACTTGCACACCCACACGGAGTGGTCCGACGGCAACAACACGATCTCCGAAATGGTCGCGGCCGCCGCGGAGCGCGGCTACGACTACTACGGGATCGCCGATCACGCGGAGGGCCCCGGCGTCGTCGGGGGAATGGGGCTCTCGGACGAAGAGATCGTAGAGCAGGTCGACGCGATCCGCGACGTCGACGCCGAAACCGGGATCGCGGTCTTCGCCGGAATCGAGGCGAACGTCGACGCCGACGGCGAGATCGGCCTCTCCGACGAGGTGATCGACGCGCTGGACGTGATCGTCGCGTCGCCCCACAGCGCGCTCGATCAGGACGCAGAAACCGCCACCGAGCGTCTCGTCCGCGCCGTCGAGAACCCGGCGATCGACGTGCTCGGTCACCCGAGCGGCCGCTTGCTCAACCAGCGCTCCGGACTCGATTACGACGTGACGGCACTCGCACGCGCCGCCGCCGAACACGAGACCGCCCTCGAGGTCAACAGCGATCCCCGCCGACTCGATCTCTGGGGCAGTGCCGTTCAGGCCGCCCTCGAGGAAGGCGCGAAGATCGCGATCGATACCGACTCCCACCAGCCGTCGACGCTCGAGTACATTCGCTGGGGCGTCCACACTGCGCGGCGCGGCTGGGCCGAGCCTGGCGACGTGATAAACACCTGGAACGAAGAGCGGATCGTCGAGTTCCTCCACTGA
- a CDS encoding Mut7-C RNAse domain-containing protein, translating to MKLLVDVMCGGVVSYLRMCNHDTVYAGDRGLEADDDVLAVARHEGRTVLTRDTTLAGRANESILLESRDVTDQLAELAAAGIDLALASEPAFCGRCNGPLERVDPTAATPEYAPNPAELEVWRCRDCDQHFWRGSHWDRVAETLSAVTESSPESDPGGRSDEP from the coding sequence ATGAAACTCCTCGTCGACGTCATGTGCGGCGGTGTCGTCTCGTACCTGCGGATGTGTAACCACGACACCGTCTACGCAGGCGATCGCGGACTCGAGGCCGACGACGACGTGCTCGCCGTCGCTCGCCACGAGGGCCGGACGGTCCTCACGCGCGATACGACGCTCGCGGGCCGTGCGAACGAGTCGATCCTGCTCGAGTCACGGGACGTCACGGACCAGCTCGCGGAACTCGCCGCGGCGGGGATCGATCTCGCGCTCGCGAGCGAACCGGCGTTCTGCGGGCGGTGTAACGGGCCGCTCGAACGAGTCGATCCGACGGCCGCGACGCCGGAGTACGCGCCGAACCCGGCGGAACTCGAGGTGTGGCGCTGTCGCGACTGCGACCAGCACTTCTGGCGGGGCAGTCACTGGGACCGGGTCGCGGAGACGCTCTCCGCGGTCACCGAATCGTCTCCCGAGTCCGATCCCGGAGGTCGGTCGGACGAGCCCTAG
- a CDS encoding mandelate racemase/muconate lactonizing enzyme family protein, with amino-acid sequence MRDFSNHATDRPPGQDVEITGLEAAVVEGNFEWNLVKVHTDAGVTGIGEAYRGGGVPELVEYANRFLVGENPLDVERLFRYIVQEMSGHGGTTGKVVTAASGIEIALWDAAGKLLDVPVYQLLGSRYRDRVRIYCDCHAGEAYSVDEGGFTEYGDADAYTPSAYAAEAERVVDMGFDAIKFDLDMASDNDPDPYNGRLSNAALSHKVAVVDAVREAIGDEIDLAFDCHWDYTVESATRLARALEPYDLLWLEDVVPPEETGAQREVARRTATPLATGENRFRVHELTELLEDYAVDVITPDPTTCGGLAESKRVADRAEERYIPFSPHNVCSPVGTMACVHLCAAVPNADVLEYHALEVDWWDELLAREEPLIEDGFVEVPTEPGLGIELDETVVDEHLLPGTDGFD; translated from the coding sequence GTGAGAGACTTTTCCAATCACGCGACGGATCGTCCACCAGGCCAGGACGTCGAAATTACCGGTCTCGAAGCGGCAGTCGTCGAGGGGAACTTCGAGTGGAATCTCGTGAAGGTCCACACCGACGCCGGTGTCACGGGCATCGGCGAAGCGTATCGCGGCGGCGGCGTCCCGGAACTCGTCGAGTACGCGAACCGATTTCTCGTCGGCGAAAACCCGCTGGACGTCGAGCGGTTGTTCCGATACATCGTCCAGGAGATGTCGGGACACGGGGGGACGACGGGAAAGGTCGTCACCGCCGCATCGGGTATCGAAATCGCGCTGTGGGACGCCGCCGGTAAACTTCTCGATGTGCCGGTGTACCAGCTTCTCGGCTCTCGGTACCGCGACCGGGTCCGAATCTACTGCGACTGCCACGCGGGCGAAGCGTACTCGGTCGACGAGGGCGGCTTCACGGAGTACGGCGACGCGGACGCGTACACGCCGTCGGCGTACGCCGCCGAGGCCGAGCGGGTCGTGGACATGGGCTTCGACGCGATCAAGTTCGATCTCGACATGGCGAGTGACAACGACCCGGATCCGTACAACGGCCGCCTGTCGAACGCGGCGCTCTCGCACAAGGTCGCGGTCGTCGACGCCGTCCGCGAAGCGATCGGCGACGAGATCGATCTCGCCTTCGATTGTCACTGGGATTACACCGTCGAGAGCGCAACCCGCCTGGCGCGAGCGCTCGAGCCGTACGATCTGCTGTGGCTCGAAGACGTCGTGCCGCCGGAAGAGACCGGGGCTCAGCGCGAGGTTGCCCGTCGGACGGCGACGCCGCTTGCCACCGGTGAGAACAGATTCCGCGTCCACGAACTGACCGAACTGCTCGAGGACTACGCGGTCGACGTGATTACGCCGGATCCGACGACGTGTGGCGGCCTCGCTGAGTCGAAGCGCGTCGCCGACCGCGCAGAGGAGCGCTACATTCCGTTCTCACCGCACAACGTCTGTAGCCCCGTGGGGACGATGGCGTGCGTACACCTCTGTGCGGCCGTCCCCAACGCCGACGTGCTCGAGTATCACGCGCTCGAGGTGGACTGGTGGGACGAGTTGCTCGCCCGCGAGGAACCGCTCATCGAGGACGGGTTCGTCGAGGTGCCGACGGAACCGGGCCTCGGTATCGAACTGGACGAAACGGTCGTCGATGAGCACCTGCTGCCCGGGACCGACGGATTCGATTGA